The Pseudochaenichthys georgianus chromosome 8, fPseGeo1.2, whole genome shotgun sequence genome has a segment encoding these proteins:
- the aatka gene encoding serine/threonine-protein kinase LMTK1 isoform X1, with amino-acid sequence MVFVLHVIVMSSAFFNPSFAFSSHFDTDGAPLSELSWPSSLAVVAVSFSGLFTFVFLMLACLCCKKGDIGFKEFENTEGEEYQADLSLASPSSQNGPEVYILPLTEVSLPVSKQPGRSIQLLKSSDLGRHSLLYLKEIGHGWFGKVLLGEVNAGLSTTQVVVKELKASASVQDQMQFLEEVQPYRTLQHPALLQCLAQCSEVTPYLLVMEFCPLGDLKSYLRSCRVADSETPDPLILQRLACDIASGLLQLHKYNFIHSDLALRNCLLTSEMSVKIGDYGLSHSRYKDDYYVTQDQIWVPLRWIAPELIDEVHGNLLVVDQTKSSNIWSLGVTVWELFEMGNQPYRHYSDRQVLTYAVKEQQLKLPKPLLQFPLDERWYEVMQFCWLQPELRPSSEEVHLLVTYLCAKGSSEAEEDFEQRWNTLRPNLLGSTSHTVTSTALVLTPTPPSADVPSPEQTQAMELASSASSSFPLLEHFSDSFHSDTGDDLLTVTETSHGLNFEYKWEQARAEQPYCSSSTSGPLGQGNPYYQDIYYSSKGSTSEGCKSESLTSGLSPSYYEPEHPGVVPVLSAHSPSVSSEYYIRIEEPVECNINLDDDSIVDYSPELAASSRRLSSESRTGSSMAQPSAYWSTDNNKSSACDSDSSPTVQLTMEPLLRQSSSTSHVKLGNLHNCFSSSQDDTGFCEESSAYKARQPCLSELETSPKPRSNFLQPEGRLDNPRSLSQAVSSPSLGFCDPYLEASTGRSTVNESCHNMMGPLRKTLPIVNHISIDVGTDDGLLVGQHRSDDIENDLFSEGEATNWTSNHSANNNSLSFDVRQTGSGQDSYLDLQYAGHPNTTESWSLTKATTRTFHSSRACGTLEARGDSGCNAASKSTELGSYIHLWHKERDEAVTQAERNSTAEHLRSIDSFNSSSINARGTEGGTMEGKYEKQLLHNGERQYSEPRMIPEPCFIKSPSTFKEPQNGQTAAFSDKQRGTTWEGVSTGISVALVDKRLNYPETLESSGALDSGVAVIRDSSFNLVELGDYSEDDDDDITDITSGIFADFNLDYAEVEEEELSPMKHVEGTPDAADTLNLSSSMVSSCGQSFSPDPFNTPVLPKSLDSGYDTENNESPEFFFKELGDPHGVERGGEPELVLQVGLGQGVCTSKSTSELQFKGLTDKNPYRDSAYFSDYDAENERSPQEEGSKFFAGPKNCDFHTEKLSSIRGDDFVKRQFNQDNLTNLKHIRHCALVNLSEGKATSHHPLPTPGVSMLSPYPPEMGGCLTKESAPAEEDLGLHTEHSEDPSSELNYSIASEASSNVQEASGHHEEGNRRAADCSPLQSLLSDSTLSDYRDEARKENENGDGSTEEELPEFNHVKEETEDRREGVRINEDDFEDIDTGECDSQDSLCEGSNGPVDLSTSSSLLELCGEDVRAPLEEAEDEDDSDDSESDEELRTYNIQDEDSEESDDDFSTVPVVISDCSRARHLRSLLKMPGLLTQSFCDELEGKKKAVSFFDDVTVFLFDQESPTGELVDFAFSTDTETSAQESLEEQHNDSQQQLNPGLEAQSCESFCVSEETDGNNSEEGGGYEWEDDLLLQPRPSSPETLPEPKSSPTCTSNSPEAPKPAAVALNRFMVSRFSITHVSDPHMGSVTGNIEDSPTH; translated from the exons ATGGTCTTTGTCCTACATGTGATTGTCATGTCTTCGGCGTTTTTCAATCCCAGTTTTGCCTTCAGCTCCCACTTCGATACAG ATGGGGCTCCGCTGAGCGAGCTGTCGTGGCCTTCATCTCTGGCCGTGGTAGCTGTCTCCTTCTCTGGCCTCTTCACCTTCGTCTTCCTCATGCTGGCCTGCCTCTGCTGCAAGAAGGGCGACATTGGCTTCAAG GAGTTTGAAAACACTGAGGGAGAGGAGTACCAGGCAGATCTCTCCCTGGCTTCGCCCTCCTCCCAGAATGGCCCCGAGGTCTACATCCTTCCCCTCACCGAGGTCTCCCTGCCTGTCTCCAAACAGCCTGGCAGATCCA TCCAGCTGCTGAAATCATCAGACCTCGGCCGCCATAGTCTACTCTATCTAAAGGAGATTGGACATGGCTGGTTTGGCAAG GTTCTGTTAGGTGAGGTCAACGCGGGCCTTAGCACCACCCAGGTGGTGGTGAAGGAGCTGAAGGCCAGTGCCAGTGTCCAGGATCAGATGCAGTTCCTGGAGGAGGTGCAGCCATACCG AACCCTCCAGCACCCGGCCCTCCTGCAGTGCCTGGCTCAGTGCTCAGAGGTCACTCCTTATCTGCTGGTCATGGAGTTCTGCCCTCTG GGTGATCTGAAGAGCTACCTTCGCAGTTGTCGGGTGGCTGACTCTGAGACTCCTGACCCTTTGATCCTCCAGCGACTGGCATGTGACATTGCCTCGGGGCTTCTGCAACTCCACAAATACAACTTCATACACAG TGACCTGGCCTTGCGAAACTGCCTGCTAACTTCAGAAATGTCAGTTAAGATTGGAGACTATGGCCTTTCTCATAGCAGATACAAG GATGATTATTATGTAACCCAGGACCAGATTTGGGTGCCCCTGCGCTGGATTGCACCTGAGCTCATAGACGAAGTCCACGGGAACCTGCTGGTCGTTGACCaaacaaaatccagtaacatatG GTCATTGGGGGTGACTGTGTGGGAGCTGTTTGAGATGGGAAACCAGCCGTACAGACACTACTCTGACAGACAGGTGCTGACATATGCTGTGAAGGAACAGCAGCTCAAACTACCCAAGCCCCTGCTCCAATTCCCCCTGGATGAGCGCTG GTACGAGGTGATGCAGTTCTGCTGGCTCCAGCCAGAGCTGAGGCCCAGCAGTGAGGAGGTCCACCTTCTGGTCACATACCTGTGTGCCAAAGGCTCCAGTGAGGCTGAGGAAGACTTTGAACAACGTTGGAACACATTAAGACCCAATCTACTCGGCAGCACCTCCCATACAGTAACATCCACAGCCCTAGTCCTGACCCCTACCCCCCCCTCGGCTGACGTCCCCAGTCCAGAACAAACTCAAGCAATGGAGCTGGCCTCCTCTGCTTCGTCCTCCTTCCCCCTCCTGGAGCACTTCTCTGACAGTTTCCACTCTGACACAGGGGACGACCTGCTGACCGTCACAGAGACCAGCCATGGGTTGAACTTTGAGTACAAGTGGGAGCAGGCCCGAGCGGAGCAGCCCTACTGCTCCTCCTCCACCAGTGGCCCACTCGGCCAGGGAAACCCATATTACCAAGATATCTACTATTCAAGTAAAGGAAGCACCTCAGAGGGCTGCAAGAGTGAGAGCCTGACCTCAGGCTTATCCCCATCCTATTATGAACCTGAGCACCCTGGTGTGGTCCCAGTGTTGAGTGCACACAGCCCCTCTGTCAGCAGCGAGTACTACATTCGCATAGAGGAACCTGTAGAGTGTAACATTAACCTGGATGATGATAGCATTGTGGACTACAGCCCAGAACTGGCGGCCAGCAGCAGAAGGTTGTCCTCCGAGAGCAGGACTGGTTCATCCATGGCGCAGCCCAGTGCTTACTGGTCAACTGACAACAACAAATCTTCTGCCTGTGACTCTGATTCAAGCCCCACTGTCCAACTCACCATGGAGCCTCTGCTGAGGCAGTCATCCAGCACCAGCCATGTAAAGCTAGGCAACTTGCACAACTGCTTCTCATCCAGCCAGGACGACACAGGCTTCTGTGAAGAGTCATCAGCATACAAGGCACGCCAGCCCTGTCTGTCTGAACTTGAAACATCGCCGAAGCCCAGATCAAACTTTCTTCAGCCAGAGGGGCGCTTAGATAACCCACGCAGTTTGTCACAAGCTGTCAGCAGCCCCAGCTTAGGGTTCTGCGATCCCTACCTTGAAGCGAGCACAGGTCGGAGCACCGTCAATGAAAGCTGCCATAACATGATGGGTCCCCTCAGAAAGACACTACCCATTGTGAACCACATTAGCATCGATGTAGGGACTGACGACGGCCTGCTGGTGGGCCAGCATAGAAGCGACGACATTGAGAATGACCTTTTTTCTGAAGGAGAGGCCACCAACTGGACATCAAATCATTCAGCAAACAATAATAGCCTGAGCTTTGACGTCAGGCAGACAGGCAGTGGGCAAGACAGCTATCTTGACCTTCAATATGCTGGTCATCCTAACACTACAGAATCATGGTCTTTAACCAAGGCCACCACCAGAACCTTCCACAGCTCCAGAGCTTGTGGCACCTTGGAGGCAAGAGGAGACTCTGGTTGTAACGCTGCTAGCAAGTCCACGGAATTAGGTTCATACATTCACTTATGGCACAAAGAAAGAGACGAAGCTGTCACTCAAGCGGAAAGGAACTCAACTGCAGAACATCTGAGAAGTATTGATTCTTTTAACAGCTCGAGTATTAACGCCAGAGGTACAGAGGGTGGAACAATGGAGGGGAAATATGAAAAGCAACTGTTGCATAATGGGGAGAGACAGTACTCTGAGCCGAGGATGATCCCTGAGCCATGTTTTATAAAGTCTCCATCCACGTTCAAAGAGCCACAGAATGGTCAAACAGCGGCTTTTTCAGACAAGCAGAGAGGTACCACGTGGGAGGGGGTTTCAACAGGAATCTCTGTTGCTCTAGTCGACAAGAGGCTAAACTATCCAGAGACATTGGAAAGTAGCGGAGCGTTGGACAGTGGAGTGGCGGTCATCAGAGACTCCAGTTTTAACTTGGTTGAGCTTGGTGACTACAGTGAAGATGACGATGATGACATCACAGATATTACCTCGGGGATCTTTGCTGACTTCAACCTGGATTATGCTGAAGTAGAGGAGGAAGAGCTCAGCCCAATGAAGCATGTAGAGGGAACTCCTGACGCTGCAGACACACTTAACCTCTCCTCGTCGATGGTAAGCTCCTGTGGTCAGTCCTTCAGCCCCGATCCCTTCAATACCCCCGTCCTACCCAAATCCCTAGACAGCGGCTATGACACGGAAAACAACGAGTCTCCAGAGTTTTTCTTCAAAGAGCTTGGAGATCCCCATGGGGTTGAGAGAGGTGGTGAACCTGAACTTGTTCTGCAGGTTGGTTTGGGTCAAGGGGTCTGCACTTCCAAAAGCACCTCAGAGCTGCAGTTTAAGGGCCTGACTGATAAGAACCCATACAGGGACTCAGCCTATTTCTCTGACTATGATGCTGAAAATGAGAGGAGCCCTCAAGAGGAAGGCAGCAAGTTCTTTGCAGGTCCGAAAAACTGTGACTTTCACACTGAGAAATTGAGCTCCATAAGAGGTGATGATTTTGTCAAAAGGCAATTTAACCAGGACAATTTGACAAACCTAAAACACATCAGGCATTGTGCGCTGGTGAATCTCTCCGAGGGGAAAGCTACTTCACATCATCCCCTCCCTACCCCTGGTGTGTCAATGCTGTCACCCTATCCTCCTGAGATGGGCGGTTGCCTGACGAAAGAGTCTGCCCCTGCAGAGGAGGACCTCGGGTTGCATACGGAACACTCAGAAGACCCTTCCTCAGAGCTTAACTACTCCATCGCGTCTGAAGCCTCTTCTAATGTCCAAGAGGCCTCGGGACACCATGAGGAGGGGAACAGAAGAGCAGCAGATTGTTCCCCTCTTCAGTCTTTGCTTTCTGACTCCACTTTATCCGACTACAGAGATGAGGCCCGCAAAGAAAATGAAAACGGTGATGGATCCACGGAGGAAGAGCTGCCTGAATTCAACCATGTCAAGGAAGAGACGGAGGACAGAAGGGAGGGTGTGAGGATAAATGAGGATGATTTTGAGGACATAGACACAGGGGAATGTGACTCACAGGACAGCTTATGTGAAGGATCCAACGGCCCCGTCGACCTGTCCACTTCCTCGTCATTGTTGGAGTTGTGCGGAGAAGATGTGAGGGCTCCGCTGGAGGAGGCAGAGGATGAAGATGACTCGGATGACAGTGAGTCTGATGAAGAGTTGAGGACCTATAACATCCAAGatgaagacagtgaggagagtGATGACGATTTCAGCACAGTGCCAGTAGTAATAAGCGACTGCAGCAGGGCGCGACACCTCCGCAGCCTCCTGAAGATGCCCGGCCTGCTCACCCAGTCCTTCTGTGACGAGTTGGAGGGGAAGAAAAAAGCTGTGTCCTTTTTTGACGATGTCACAGTGTTCCTTTTTGACCAG GAAAGCCCCACGGGAGAGCTGGTTGACTTCGCCTTCTCTACAGACACGGAGACCAGTGCACAGGAATCTTTAGAGGAACAACACAATGATTCCCAACAGCAGCTCAACCCTGGACTTGAAGCTCAATCCTGTGAATCATTCTGTGTTTCTGAAGAAACAGATGGGAACAACTCCGAAGAGG GTGGGGGATATGAATGGGAAGATGACCTCTTGTTGCAGCCCCGCCCGTCCTCACCTGAGACCCTCCCTGAACCCAAGTCTTCACCCACATGCACCTCCAACAGTCCTGAGGCTCCTAAACCTGCAGCTGTAGCACTTAACCGTTTTATGGTCTCACGATTCTCCATCACACATGTCTCGGACCCCCACATGGGCTCAGTAACAG GGAACATTGAAGAT
- the aatka gene encoding serine/threonine-protein kinase LMTK1 isoform X2, giving the protein MKIHGVQLLKSSDLGRHSLLYLKEIGHGWFGKVLLGEVNAGLSTTQVVVKELKASASVQDQMQFLEEVQPYRTLQHPALLQCLAQCSEVTPYLLVMEFCPLGDLKSYLRSCRVADSETPDPLILQRLACDIASGLLQLHKYNFIHSDLALRNCLLTSEMSVKIGDYGLSHSRYKDDYYVTQDQIWVPLRWIAPELIDEVHGNLLVVDQTKSSNIWSLGVTVWELFEMGNQPYRHYSDRQVLTYAVKEQQLKLPKPLLQFPLDERWYEVMQFCWLQPELRPSSEEVHLLVTYLCAKGSSEAEEDFEQRWNTLRPNLLGSTSHTVTSTALVLTPTPPSADVPSPEQTQAMELASSASSSFPLLEHFSDSFHSDTGDDLLTVTETSHGLNFEYKWEQARAEQPYCSSSTSGPLGQGNPYYQDIYYSSKGSTSEGCKSESLTSGLSPSYYEPEHPGVVPVLSAHSPSVSSEYYIRIEEPVECNINLDDDSIVDYSPELAASSRRLSSESRTGSSMAQPSAYWSTDNNKSSACDSDSSPTVQLTMEPLLRQSSSTSHVKLGNLHNCFSSSQDDTGFCEESSAYKARQPCLSELETSPKPRSNFLQPEGRLDNPRSLSQAVSSPSLGFCDPYLEASTGRSTVNESCHNMMGPLRKTLPIVNHISIDVGTDDGLLVGQHRSDDIENDLFSEGEATNWTSNHSANNNSLSFDVRQTGSGQDSYLDLQYAGHPNTTESWSLTKATTRTFHSSRACGTLEARGDSGCNAASKSTELGSYIHLWHKERDEAVTQAERNSTAEHLRSIDSFNSSSINARGTEGGTMEGKYEKQLLHNGERQYSEPRMIPEPCFIKSPSTFKEPQNGQTAAFSDKQRGTTWEGVSTGISVALVDKRLNYPETLESSGALDSGVAVIRDSSFNLVELGDYSEDDDDDITDITSGIFADFNLDYAEVEEEELSPMKHVEGTPDAADTLNLSSSMVSSCGQSFSPDPFNTPVLPKSLDSGYDTENNESPEFFFKELGDPHGVERGGEPELVLQVGLGQGVCTSKSTSELQFKGLTDKNPYRDSAYFSDYDAENERSPQEEGSKFFAGPKNCDFHTEKLSSIRGDDFVKRQFNQDNLTNLKHIRHCALVNLSEGKATSHHPLPTPGVSMLSPYPPEMGGCLTKESAPAEEDLGLHTEHSEDPSSELNYSIASEASSNVQEASGHHEEGNRRAADCSPLQSLLSDSTLSDYRDEARKENENGDGSTEEELPEFNHVKEETEDRREGVRINEDDFEDIDTGECDSQDSLCEGSNGPVDLSTSSSLLELCGEDVRAPLEEAEDEDDSDDSESDEELRTYNIQDEDSEESDDDFSTVPVVISDCSRARHLRSLLKMPGLLTQSFCDELEGKKKAVSFFDDVTVFLFDQESPTGELVDFAFSTDTETSAQESLEEQHNDSQQQLNPGLEAQSCESFCVSEETDGNNSEEGGGYEWEDDLLLQPRPSSPETLPEPKSSPTCTSNSPEAPKPAAVALNRFMVSRFSITHVSDPHMGSVTGNIEDSPTH; this is encoded by the exons ATGAAGATCCATGGAG TCCAGCTGCTGAAATCATCAGACCTCGGCCGCCATAGTCTACTCTATCTAAAGGAGATTGGACATGGCTGGTTTGGCAAG GTTCTGTTAGGTGAGGTCAACGCGGGCCTTAGCACCACCCAGGTGGTGGTGAAGGAGCTGAAGGCCAGTGCCAGTGTCCAGGATCAGATGCAGTTCCTGGAGGAGGTGCAGCCATACCG AACCCTCCAGCACCCGGCCCTCCTGCAGTGCCTGGCTCAGTGCTCAGAGGTCACTCCTTATCTGCTGGTCATGGAGTTCTGCCCTCTG GGTGATCTGAAGAGCTACCTTCGCAGTTGTCGGGTGGCTGACTCTGAGACTCCTGACCCTTTGATCCTCCAGCGACTGGCATGTGACATTGCCTCGGGGCTTCTGCAACTCCACAAATACAACTTCATACACAG TGACCTGGCCTTGCGAAACTGCCTGCTAACTTCAGAAATGTCAGTTAAGATTGGAGACTATGGCCTTTCTCATAGCAGATACAAG GATGATTATTATGTAACCCAGGACCAGATTTGGGTGCCCCTGCGCTGGATTGCACCTGAGCTCATAGACGAAGTCCACGGGAACCTGCTGGTCGTTGACCaaacaaaatccagtaacatatG GTCATTGGGGGTGACTGTGTGGGAGCTGTTTGAGATGGGAAACCAGCCGTACAGACACTACTCTGACAGACAGGTGCTGACATATGCTGTGAAGGAACAGCAGCTCAAACTACCCAAGCCCCTGCTCCAATTCCCCCTGGATGAGCGCTG GTACGAGGTGATGCAGTTCTGCTGGCTCCAGCCAGAGCTGAGGCCCAGCAGTGAGGAGGTCCACCTTCTGGTCACATACCTGTGTGCCAAAGGCTCCAGTGAGGCTGAGGAAGACTTTGAACAACGTTGGAACACATTAAGACCCAATCTACTCGGCAGCACCTCCCATACAGTAACATCCACAGCCCTAGTCCTGACCCCTACCCCCCCCTCGGCTGACGTCCCCAGTCCAGAACAAACTCAAGCAATGGAGCTGGCCTCCTCTGCTTCGTCCTCCTTCCCCCTCCTGGAGCACTTCTCTGACAGTTTCCACTCTGACACAGGGGACGACCTGCTGACCGTCACAGAGACCAGCCATGGGTTGAACTTTGAGTACAAGTGGGAGCAGGCCCGAGCGGAGCAGCCCTACTGCTCCTCCTCCACCAGTGGCCCACTCGGCCAGGGAAACCCATATTACCAAGATATCTACTATTCAAGTAAAGGAAGCACCTCAGAGGGCTGCAAGAGTGAGAGCCTGACCTCAGGCTTATCCCCATCCTATTATGAACCTGAGCACCCTGGTGTGGTCCCAGTGTTGAGTGCACACAGCCCCTCTGTCAGCAGCGAGTACTACATTCGCATAGAGGAACCTGTAGAGTGTAACATTAACCTGGATGATGATAGCATTGTGGACTACAGCCCAGAACTGGCGGCCAGCAGCAGAAGGTTGTCCTCCGAGAGCAGGACTGGTTCATCCATGGCGCAGCCCAGTGCTTACTGGTCAACTGACAACAACAAATCTTCTGCCTGTGACTCTGATTCAAGCCCCACTGTCCAACTCACCATGGAGCCTCTGCTGAGGCAGTCATCCAGCACCAGCCATGTAAAGCTAGGCAACTTGCACAACTGCTTCTCATCCAGCCAGGACGACACAGGCTTCTGTGAAGAGTCATCAGCATACAAGGCACGCCAGCCCTGTCTGTCTGAACTTGAAACATCGCCGAAGCCCAGATCAAACTTTCTTCAGCCAGAGGGGCGCTTAGATAACCCACGCAGTTTGTCACAAGCTGTCAGCAGCCCCAGCTTAGGGTTCTGCGATCCCTACCTTGAAGCGAGCACAGGTCGGAGCACCGTCAATGAAAGCTGCCATAACATGATGGGTCCCCTCAGAAAGACACTACCCATTGTGAACCACATTAGCATCGATGTAGGGACTGACGACGGCCTGCTGGTGGGCCAGCATAGAAGCGACGACATTGAGAATGACCTTTTTTCTGAAGGAGAGGCCACCAACTGGACATCAAATCATTCAGCAAACAATAATAGCCTGAGCTTTGACGTCAGGCAGACAGGCAGTGGGCAAGACAGCTATCTTGACCTTCAATATGCTGGTCATCCTAACACTACAGAATCATGGTCTTTAACCAAGGCCACCACCAGAACCTTCCACAGCTCCAGAGCTTGTGGCACCTTGGAGGCAAGAGGAGACTCTGGTTGTAACGCTGCTAGCAAGTCCACGGAATTAGGTTCATACATTCACTTATGGCACAAAGAAAGAGACGAAGCTGTCACTCAAGCGGAAAGGAACTCAACTGCAGAACATCTGAGAAGTATTGATTCTTTTAACAGCTCGAGTATTAACGCCAGAGGTACAGAGGGTGGAACAATGGAGGGGAAATATGAAAAGCAACTGTTGCATAATGGGGAGAGACAGTACTCTGAGCCGAGGATGATCCCTGAGCCATGTTTTATAAAGTCTCCATCCACGTTCAAAGAGCCACAGAATGGTCAAACAGCGGCTTTTTCAGACAAGCAGAGAGGTACCACGTGGGAGGGGGTTTCAACAGGAATCTCTGTTGCTCTAGTCGACAAGAGGCTAAACTATCCAGAGACATTGGAAAGTAGCGGAGCGTTGGACAGTGGAGTGGCGGTCATCAGAGACTCCAGTTTTAACTTGGTTGAGCTTGGTGACTACAGTGAAGATGACGATGATGACATCACAGATATTACCTCGGGGATCTTTGCTGACTTCAACCTGGATTATGCTGAAGTAGAGGAGGAAGAGCTCAGCCCAATGAAGCATGTAGAGGGAACTCCTGACGCTGCAGACACACTTAACCTCTCCTCGTCGATGGTAAGCTCCTGTGGTCAGTCCTTCAGCCCCGATCCCTTCAATACCCCCGTCCTACCCAAATCCCTAGACAGCGGCTATGACACGGAAAACAACGAGTCTCCAGAGTTTTTCTTCAAAGAGCTTGGAGATCCCCATGGGGTTGAGAGAGGTGGTGAACCTGAACTTGTTCTGCAGGTTGGTTTGGGTCAAGGGGTCTGCACTTCCAAAAGCACCTCAGAGCTGCAGTTTAAGGGCCTGACTGATAAGAACCCATACAGGGACTCAGCCTATTTCTCTGACTATGATGCTGAAAATGAGAGGAGCCCTCAAGAGGAAGGCAGCAAGTTCTTTGCAGGTCCGAAAAACTGTGACTTTCACACTGAGAAATTGAGCTCCATAAGAGGTGATGATTTTGTCAAAAGGCAATTTAACCAGGACAATTTGACAAACCTAAAACACATCAGGCATTGTGCGCTGGTGAATCTCTCCGAGGGGAAAGCTACTTCACATCATCCCCTCCCTACCCCTGGTGTGTCAATGCTGTCACCCTATCCTCCTGAGATGGGCGGTTGCCTGACGAAAGAGTCTGCCCCTGCAGAGGAGGACCTCGGGTTGCATACGGAACACTCAGAAGACCCTTCCTCAGAGCTTAACTACTCCATCGCGTCTGAAGCCTCTTCTAATGTCCAAGAGGCCTCGGGACACCATGAGGAGGGGAACAGAAGAGCAGCAGATTGTTCCCCTCTTCAGTCTTTGCTTTCTGACTCCACTTTATCCGACTACAGAGATGAGGCCCGCAAAGAAAATGAAAACGGTGATGGATCCACGGAGGAAGAGCTGCCTGAATTCAACCATGTCAAGGAAGAGACGGAGGACAGAAGGGAGGGTGTGAGGATAAATGAGGATGATTTTGAGGACATAGACACAGGGGAATGTGACTCACAGGACAGCTTATGTGAAGGATCCAACGGCCCCGTCGACCTGTCCACTTCCTCGTCATTGTTGGAGTTGTGCGGAGAAGATGTGAGGGCTCCGCTGGAGGAGGCAGAGGATGAAGATGACTCGGATGACAGTGAGTCTGATGAAGAGTTGAGGACCTATAACATCCAAGatgaagacagtgaggagagtGATGACGATTTCAGCACAGTGCCAGTAGTAATAAGCGACTGCAGCAGGGCGCGACACCTCCGCAGCCTCCTGAAGATGCCCGGCCTGCTCACCCAGTCCTTCTGTGACGAGTTGGAGGGGAAGAAAAAAGCTGTGTCCTTTTTTGACGATGTCACAGTGTTCCTTTTTGACCAG GAAAGCCCCACGGGAGAGCTGGTTGACTTCGCCTTCTCTACAGACACGGAGACCAGTGCACAGGAATCTTTAGAGGAACAACACAATGATTCCCAACAGCAGCTCAACCCTGGACTTGAAGCTCAATCCTGTGAATCATTCTGTGTTTCTGAAGAAACAGATGGGAACAACTCCGAAGAGG GTGGGGGATATGAATGGGAAGATGACCTCTTGTTGCAGCCCCGCCCGTCCTCACCTGAGACCCTCCCTGAACCCAAGTCTTCACCCACATGCACCTCCAACAGTCCTGAGGCTCCTAAACCTGCAGCTGTAGCACTTAACCGTTTTATGGTCTCACGATTCTCCATCACACATGTCTCGGACCCCCACATGGGCTCAGTAACAG GGAACATTGAAGAT
- the LOC117451779 gene encoding immunoglobulin lambda-1 light chain-like produces MAPPAPPLLILQTLSSVSSELTFLVPRPSSHTDTMLGTLCTLITALTCVSGVTVVTQKPVVTVRKGETASMDCNLGTVTNSAARWYRQIPGGVPQFVLRFYHGNSAPTYGSGFSSPKFTSTHQSTSDYRLIISNVEEGDSAVYHCHTWDDSAKEHVFGQGTKLIVTSSSLPPPVLTVFPPSSAELQANKASLLCLSSQSVPFADVSWLSAGSPVSSGISTSTAAQQPDKTFKISSYLSVQTSDWNMDKVYTCKVTQGSQTSEQNIKKSECPAEQ; encoded by the exons ATggctcctccagctcctcctctcctcatcctccaaaccctctcctctgtcagcaGTGAGCTCACTTTCTTAGTTCCAAGACCCTCCTCACACACTGACACCATGCTGGGGACCCTCTGCACTCTCATCACGGCTCTAACAT GTGTGAGTGGTGTGACGGTGGTGACACAGAAGCCTGTAGTGACGGTGAGGAAAGGAGAGACAGCCTCCATGGACTGTAACCTGGGGACTGTTACTAACAGTGCTGCTCGCTGGTATAGACAGATTCCTGGAGGAGTCCCTCAGTTTGTACTGAGGTTTTATCACGGCAATAGCGCTCCAACCTATGGCTCTGGCttctcctctccaaagttcacaTCTACTCATCAGTCTACATCAGATTATCGTTTGATCATCAGCAATGTGGAGGAGGGAGACTCAGCAGTCTATCACTGTCACACATGGGATGACTCTGCTAAAGAGCAC GTATTCGGACAAGGCACCAAGCTGATTGTGACAA GCTCCAGCCTCcctcctcctgtcctcacagtCTTCCCTCCGTCCAGTGCTGAGCTCCAGGCCAACAAAGCCTCTCTGCTGTGTCTGTCCAGTCAGTCTGTGCCTTTTGCAGATGTGAGCTGGTTGTCTGCTGGGAGTCCAGTGAGCAGTGGGATCTCGACCAGCACCGCTGCTCAGCAACCCGACAAGACTTTTAAAATCAGCAGCTATCTGTCCGTCCAGACGTCAGACTGGAACATGGATAAGGTTTACACATGTAAAGTGACTCAGGGCTCCCAGACTTCAGAGCAAAACATCAAGAAGTCCGAGTGTCCCGCTGAGCAATAG